The Streptomyces sp. NBC_00162 sequence GCGACCACGGCTCCGCCGTCGCCGAACTCGAAGGCGAGCGGGAAGGCGAACATCAGCGAACCGGCGGCGGCGAGCATCACGATGGGGGCGATCTGCCACAGGCGCAGGCGGCGCTGCGGACGCAGTTCGACCTCGAACTCGGGTCCGCCCGCTTCGACGCCCGCGGTGTCCGGCGCGTCCGGGCCGTCCGGCGTCAGCCGCGGCGCGGGGTCGGCGGGCAGCCCGAGCCCGGCGGCTCCGGATCCCGTTCCGGTTCCGCTTCCGGTTCCGCTTCCATCCGGTCGGTCGAGAAGCTTCGGGTCCGCTTCCCGCCGACTGTTGTCCTGCCCGGTGTCACGAGGGCCGGCCTCCATCGCCACGCGCCCTCCCCACTCGGACTCAGTACGCCGCCATGCACTGCCGGTGACCGCACCGCCAGAAGTTTGATGATGGCACGCCCCCGACCCCCCGACGGGCGCCCGGGGCGTCCCGATGCCATCACGTGATCAGGCTGTAACCGCTCGTTCGACCAACGTCTGCGCGATCCGGGGGAGTTCCCCCCGGTCGGCGGCGGCCCCGCTGAGCCAGTGCACGCGCGGGTCGCGGCGGAACCACGAATCCTGCCGCCGGGCGAACCGCTTGGTGGCGCGGACGGTCTCGGCCCTGGCCTCGTCCTCGGTGCACTCGCCGGCGAGCGCGGTGAGCACCTGCTGGTAGCCGAGCGCCCTGGAGGCGGTGATTCCGTCCCGCAGCCCCCGGGCCTCGAGCGCCCGGACCTCGTCCACCAGCCCGTCCTCCCACATCCGGTCCACTCGCAGCGCGATCCGCTCGTCGAGCTCGGGCCGGGCCACGTCGACGCCGATCTGCACGGTGTCGTAGACGGACTCGTGGCCGGGCAGGTTGGCGGTGAAGGGCCGGCCGGTGATCTCGATGACCTCCAGCGCGCGGACGATCCTGCGCCCGTTGCTGGGCAGGATCGCCCGGCCGGCGGCCGGGTCGGAGGCGGCGAGGCGGGCGTGCAGGGCGCCGGGGCCGCGCAGGGTGAGCTCTTCCTCCAGCCGGGCGCGGACCTCGGGGTCGGTGCCGGGAAACTCCATGGCGTCCAGGGCACCGCGCACGTACAGGCCGGATCCGCCGACGAGGACGGGCGTACGGCCCTCCGCGAGGAGTTTGTCGATCTCGATGCGGGCCAGGCGCTGGTACTCGGCGACGTTGGCGGTCTCGGTGATGTCCCAGATGTCGAGGAGGTGGTGCGGGACTCCGCCTCGTTCCGCGGTCGTCAGTTTGGCGGTGCCGATGTCCATCCCCCGGTACAGCTGCATGGAGTCGGCGTTGACGACTTCACCGTCGAAATGGCGGGCCAGGGCTACGCCCAGATCGGACTTTCCGGCCGCGGTGGGACCGACGACGGCGATGACCCGCGGTGCGGGGGCTGCTTTCCTCACCGCCCCAGTCTCGCAGCCCCCGGTCAAGACACGGCCATGTACCCGATCGGGTGAGGTGACGGGGTCGGGACGGGGTCGTTGCCCTGGCGAGGTTCCGGCCGGATTGCGCCCGGTTGCGCACGTCCGGCGGAGGCCGGTCCGGTCAAGGCGGAACTTCACTCACACGAGTAACGTTACGGGAGTAGACATGGGCGTTTTTGATCGGTTTTTTCGTCGTAAGGAAGAGGTTGCGGCCGAGGAGGTCGTCGCCGAGGCCGTGACGACGGAGTCCGGTGCGGCCGACGAGGCCGAGGCCGAGCCCGCTGTTGCGGAGGCTCCGGCGGCGGAAGCCGTGGAGATCCCGAAGCAGCAGTCGGCCGAGGTAGCCGCGGACAGCGAGGCCGGCGAGGGCGCCCGTACGTAGCGACCGCCAATGGAAGGTGACCCATGGGCCTGCTGGACAATCTGAAGGCCAAGCTCGCTCCGGCGAAGGACAAGGTCGGAGACCTCGCCCAGAAGAACGAGGGCAGGATCACCGAGGGTCTGGACAAGGTGGCCAAGGCCGTGGACTCCAAGACGCACGGCAAGTACAGCGACCGGATCACGAGTGGTACGGGCAAGGCGAAGGACGCCCTGGGCAAGATCGCGCACAAGGACGCCCCCGGCGGGCCGACGCCTCCGGCAGCTTCCTGACGCGGCACGGACAAGGGGCGCGGGACCGGCTGGAGCCGGTCCCGCGCCCCTCCGTCGTTCTCGGCGCCTGGGCCCTGTCGGGGGCCTAGGACCAGGCGGCGACGAAGTACCCGACCCCGTACGGCGCGTCCTCGTACAGCAGGCGTCCGTCGAGCCCCGCGCCCTCGGCTGCGCCCGCCAGCACCTGCCAGGGAGCCCGTCCGGCGGCCAGGAGCTCGGCCGCGAGTTCCGCGTCGAGGGCGGCGAGCGCGGCCACGTCGGCGGCGCCCAGCGCGCGGGCGGCGGCCGCGTCGAAGGCGGCGGCGCGCTCGTCGAGGTAGCCGGGGGCCTTCAGGGTCCGGCAGGCGCTGCCGTCACCCATCACGAGCAACGCGACCCGGG is a genomic window containing:
- the miaA gene encoding tRNA (adenosine(37)-N6)-dimethylallyltransferase MiaA → MRKAAPAPRVIAVVGPTAAGKSDLGVALARHFDGEVVNADSMQLYRGMDIGTAKLTTAERGGVPHHLLDIWDITETANVAEYQRLARIEIDKLLAEGRTPVLVGGSGLYVRGALDAMEFPGTDPEVRARLEEELTLRGPGALHARLAASDPAAGRAILPSNGRRIVRALEVIEITGRPFTANLPGHESVYDTVQIGVDVARPELDERIALRVDRMWEDGLVDEVRALEARGLRDGITASRALGYQQVLTALAGECTEDEARAETVRATKRFARRQDSWFRRDPRVHWLSGAAADRGELPRIAQTLVERAVTA
- a CDS encoding gliding motility protein; translated protein: MGVFDRFFRRKEEVAAEEVVAEAVTTESGAADEAEAEPAVAEAPAAEAVEIPKQQSAEVAADSEAGEGART
- a CDS encoding antitoxin, with the protein product MGLLDNLKAKLAPAKDKVGDLAQKNEGRITEGLDKVAKAVDSKTHGKYSDRITSGTGKAKDALGKIAHKDAPGGPTPPAAS